The DNA region TCAATAATTATACAAGGGCTTCTACATTTGAAGCGATTAGTGAACTATATAATTTGGACTATTTAGTGATAGCAAACTTTTCAAATCAAAAAATTATTTGTGATAATATTAAAAATAAAGTTTTAAAAATCGTTACTTATTTACCACGAAAATCTAAATTTTTTAATATTGAAAAGAGACTAAGGGCGAGATACGTAAAGCGATTGTTAAATGAATATGATATAATTATAATTACGTCACCGAACCAAGAATTGCTTATAGATTACATTGATAAAAGCAAAGTAGTATTCTTGTTGTCAGATCCATATCATATTATGAATGATAAGGAAGATGAATCGATCAAGAGTAAAATGAAGAATATTATTAATAAGGCAGATATTATCTTAGCAACAAGCAAAAATTTAATAGCTACATATTTGCCTAAATATTTTAATCATAAAAGTAAAAACGCATATTATTGGCCTAATTGTGTTAATTTAAGGATTTGGAACTTAGAAAGAGAACATTTTAACAATGGGGTTGGAAATAATAATAAAATTATAGGGTTCGCGGGCAATTTTATGAATATAACAGATATTGAACTTTTAGATTATATTACAACCAATTTGCCTAATGTATCATTTCACATTGCTGGCAAAATAAGCTTTTCAGAGTATACAGAAAATTTAACTAAAATATTTTCAAAAAGCAACGTTAAATATCTTAATTATATAGATCATAAAGAACTGCCTAAAGAAGTCGCCCAATGGAATGTTTGTCTTATGTTGGATAAAAAGTGTGAAATAGCAAGTTACCATCATCATAACAAGATTTACCAATATTTGTCATTAGGGAAGCCTGTGGTTTTGCTAAATTATACAGAAGACTATATTGATTTTCAAGAATATATATATATAGCACAAAACAAAGTTGAATACTTAGAAAAACTAAAAATAGCTCTTGATGAAGAAACTAATAGTTTTTTCGAAGGCAGAAAATTAATAGCTTATAATAACAGTAATAAATCTAGAGCGTTACTTTTTCAAACTATAATCGTTAATCATTTATTATAAAATGTATGGCAAATATAACAAGGTATATAGCGTTCTCATTATTAATGTTCGTTGGGCCTAATGTTACAGAAAAAGTTGGTATAGACTATAAAATAGTTATGATTCTCATAGCTTTATTAAGTATTTTAATAACAATTTATACAAAAATTAATATCAAGGCGAAGCGAGAAGAACTTTTTCTGTTATTATTCATTAGTATATATTGCATGTTTAAAATGGCTTTTGATACAAGTGATGGGACTCGGATGTTATCGTTAATTTTGTTATTAACACCTATTGTTTTTTTAGCATATCCAAGTAACTATAATATGTCTTATTCTAATATTAGATTGTGGCATGGGTTACAGAAAGTAGTATTAGTTTTTTATATAATAGAATGCGGAATAGCAATTTTTGAACAATATACGGGTATCTATATATTTTCATATGCTGGTAATGAAGGTTTTTACAATGATAATTTTCAAGATCGAAGAGCTTTAGGTATACATGGTCATCCTTTACAGAATGCATTGATTATTTCAACATTTATGTGTTTTATTTTAATATCTCCAATTAAAATAAAATATAAATATATATTATGGGGACTTGGATATTGGGCCATATTAAGCTTTAACTCAAGATCAAGTATATTAGGTAATGGATTGTTGTTTGCTTTGTATAACCTAGGACAACTTTCTTCAGGAAAAGTAAATGTTTTATATAAACTTGGAGTCATTGTCTTTTTAATAGCAGGCGTTACAGTAGTATCATATTTGATTTCTCAAGGTATGTTCGGAGGAAGATTGCAAAATGGATTAATAGATGATAGTTCACAAGTAAGGATTGATGTATGGAGTATATTTGATCATTATGATATAATGGATTTTGCATTTGGTGTGAGTAGTGATAGATTAAATGCAATAATTTATTCATTAGGTTTATATGCCACGGAAAATTTTTGGATCGATATACTTCTAAGGTTTGGATTTGTTTTTTTAGCTATTGTGGTGGTTTTATACTATTTCTTGATTAAAAGACTAATGTACCCATATAGTCTTTCTAAAAGGATGTTTGTTTTAGCAGGCTTTTTTATAATTGCCTCTACTAATAATTCCCTATCAGTAACCTCAACACCTTTAATTATATTTTTATTTTGTTGCATTCTATTTAATCCACTTTTGTTGCAAATTACATTAGATAGAAAATATTTTAATTTCAAAGAATCCGTATTAGATCTGCATCCAGTACAGTCTAACGTAAATATTAAAATCTAAATAAATATATGGGTAGTTCAATAACCTTTTCGATCATTACTCCTGTTTATAATCGAGAAGATTGTATTGAGAACTGTATTTCAACAGTACTTAACCAATCATTTACTGATTTTGAGTTAATAATTGTAAATGATGGTTCTAATGATAAAACCTTAGAAAAGATACAGTTAATGTGTCCATTAGACAAAAAAATCAGACTAATAACTTATGATGAAAATAAGGGAGCAAATTTTGCAAGAAATAGGGCTATCGAACAAGCTAAAGGGGATTATATCATATTTTTAGATAGTGACGATGGATTTTCGTCCGATCAATCATTGAGGGAAATAAATCAAAAAATACAGTCTAATCCAGGTTTTGAACATTATTTGTTTTTAGTATCAGATAGGCTAAATGATAAAGGATTACCTGATTATGTGAGTGAATTTAAATATAAAGATTGGTTATCTGGTAAAGTTTCTGGTGATTTTGCCCATGTTGTAAAGACAAGAATTTTAAAAAAGTTCTTATTTATTGAGACTTTTAGAATTTATGAATCATTAAGTTGGTTAAGATTATTGAAAAACATTGATAGTCAATTATTTATTCCTACTATGGTAGTGAAGAGAGACAGAGAAAGGAGTGATTCAGTTTCTAATGAATATAGACTTATTTCTCGAAAAGCTCGAATCAATGAGTATAAGTATTTCCAAATGTATATTGATATGTATTGGAAGGATTATGAATATTATGGAATTACCAATATGTTAATGCCTCAAGTTTATAAAACAGTTCTTATAGGAATTTCTTTACGAGAGTTCGATAATAATAGGAAATTAATAGCTTTAAGAGATTCTAGAAAAATGAATTTGCTGAAAGCTTTTAATAACCAGTTATTTTCATTTGTTATATCGAGTTCAATCAGTTTGAAGTCAATTATTAATAGGTTTTTATAAGATGAACGTTGTCCATTGCTTATTTACTATGAAAACTGGGGGAGCTCAGATGCTAGTAGTAGATATTTTAAACAAGGTTGTTATAAATAACAATGCTTACTTAATAATAGTAAATGATGAATTTGATGAAGCTGTTTTGCAAAGTATTGATTCTAGAGTAAAGATTTTTTTCTTAAATAGAAAACCGGGCTCTAAAAATCCTTTATATATCTTAAAATTAAATTGGATTTTATTTAAAATTAAGCCTAAAGTTATTCATTGCCATGAGCCTAATATAGTAAATCTTATATTTTATAATAATGTAAAAAAGATATTAACGGTTCACGATGTAGGCATAGGCAATATTTATATTAATAAATATACCAACATAGTATCAATTTCCGAAACTGTATTTAAAGATATTCTTACTCGTTTTAATATAAGAACAATCTTAATTAATAATGGTATTGATTTTGAAAGTTTCCAAAAGAGATCTAAATATAAAAGTATTAATAATTTTAACTTAGTTCAAGTTAGTAGGTTAATGCATGAGAAAAAAGGTCAACATATAGCTATTGAATCTATCAATATACTAAATAATTTATTTCCTGGGGTTTTTACTATTACTTTTATTGGAGAAGGATCTTCTGAAAGCTATTTAAAAGAATTGACTAAGAAGCTTAATTTACAATCTCAAGTGTCTTTCTTAGGTAATAAAAATAGAGACTGGATTAAAAAAAACTTACACCAATTTGATTTAGTAATTCAACCTTCTGTTTATGAAGGTTTTGGATTGACAATTTTAGAGGGAATTGCAACTAAAAACCCTGTAATAGCTTCTAATATTGATGGGCCGAAAGAAATTTTAAATAACTTTGAAAGTTTATTTCTATTTGAAAGTGGAAATCCGAAAGATTTGTCCGATAAAATTTATGAGATTTATAGAAAATATACAAATGATTTGTTATTGCCGGAGTTAAATTTGGTTTATGAACGGTCATTTATCAAGTATGATATTTCAGTAATGGTTAACAAATATTTTGATCTTTATTTTAACTAATTTGGAATGATAAGTTCTTTAAGAATTGAGCTTGAGTCCTTAAAGGATAATTCAAAGGGTAAGTTTTTTCTGATTAATTTTAGGATTATTAATAGGTTAATGGACATTCCTTTTGCAAAATATATTATCTTACCCTTTAAAATATACTATAAATTACTCTTTAATTACATTTTAGGTATTGATATTTCGTTGAATACAAAAATTGGATTTGGATTTAATGTATATCATGGGCAAGGTTTAGTAATTAATCAAGAAGTTATTATTGGTAACCATGTTATTGTTAGGCAAAATACTACAATCGGAAATTCTGTAGAAGGTGGTAAGTGCCCCAGAATAGGTAATAACGTGACTATAGGTGCTAATGTGGTAATTTTAGGGGACATTGAAATTAGTGATAATGTCATAATTGCGGCTGGATCAGTTGTGATAAAATCTATTCCTTCTAACACTTTAGTAGCTGGCAATCCAGCTATCATCAAGAAATATTATAATTCAACAAAATGAAAGTTTTAATTACTGCTCCTAGTTTAGATCCTAAAAAAAACGTAAGTGGAATTTCTACCGTAGTCAGAAATATTATATCTGCTAATCCTACACATCAGTACATACATTATTTATTAGGAAGGCCTGATGGCCCATCAAGTACTTTCTCTCTATTATTATCTCAAATAAAGCAATTGTTTTTGTTCCCATTTTTTATAAAAAAAAATGATGTAGATATTGTTCACCAGAATTTACCGTTTAACCCTAAAGGCTTATTGAGAGAATATATTATAAATCTTTGGTGTAAGCTTTTAGATATTCCAGTTTTACTTCATATTCATGGTGGTGTTTTTCTTATGGATGGAACTACAAATAGGATGTATCAGTATATTGCTTCAAGTATATTTAAGAATAGTAAATCAATCATAGTCCTAAGTGAACTAGAAAAAGAAGCATTATCAAAAAATTTCAATTTTCATAATTCTTATGCTCTACCTAACAGTATAAATATCAGTATGTTTTCATTCTCTAAAAATGAGTTTAGTAATATGCCTACTTTTCTATTTTTAGGTCGAATTCATGAAAGTAAAGGGATTGATGATATTTTTAATGCTCTTACTTTATTAATTTCAAAAAATATGACTTTTAGGTTTATATTATGTGGTAATGGTCCTTTGAAAGATGAATATATAAAAAAGTTTAAAGATTTAATGAAAGATAATTTTGAGTATTTAGGTGTAGTAGATGGTAAGCTTAAAGTTGAAATAATGAAAAGGTCCAACTTTTTTTTATTACCTTCTCGCTACGGTGAGGGTTTACCTATGGCTTTATTGGAAACTATGTCTGTTGGTTTAATTCCAATTGTTACAGACGATGCATCAATGAAAACTCTTGTTAAAGATAAATATAATGGTTTTAAAGTTAACAAGTCAGATTATGAAGATCTAGCACGAGTTATTGGGGAGGCTATAAATCATAGAGAGTTACTTGATAATATTTCATCGAATGCTTCATTAACAATTTATACTTCTTATAACATAATTGATTATATAGAACGATTAAATGATTTTTATGGAAAAGCTGCTAGCTAATAAACTTACGCACTTTTTGTTTTTGTTTTTTTTATTTTATTTGAATGTTAACAATCTGCTTAACGCTCAAGATAGTATTTATTTATCTAATACTGGCAATGATCTTAATTCAGGCAGCATCAGATACCCCCTAAAAACTCTTAGTAAAGCTATTATAGTTTCAAGAAAAAATAATGTTAAGCACATATATATTAGAGGAGGTAAATATTACGGAGTTAGTGTTATTCTTACAAGTAAAGACAGTGGACTATATATAAGTAATTATAAAGGTGAAAAAGTTGTGCTTTCTGGTTCAGTTTTATCCGATTCTTTATATAAGTCTGGCAAATTTATTGTTCAAAAATTACAAGGTACTAGAAATAGGAGCTGGGATTTTAGAATGCTTTTAGTGAATGGATCTCCAAGGATGTTAGCTCATATTTCCGATACATTGTCATTTAAAAATATTTGGAATATAAAAGCAAAACCTGCTACAGAAGGATTTTGGGAGAAAAAACCTTCCGTAGAGGCTTTGTCAAATTTGTTATATTCGGGATTCGATCTAAATGATATTGATATTAACAACGCAGAAGTTATGATCCCCCATAGGTGGGACGAGACTTACAGTGCATTTGTAAATTTAGACACTGTTAAAAAGGTAGCTGTTCTTGCTTATCCTGCTCTTCAACCTTTAGGATCATATGGGGCTGACAGTTTAAGTAGAGGTAAGTACTTAATTTGGAATGTTAAACAAGGTATGCTAGGCCCTGGGAACTGGTATCTCGATCGACTTAATGAAAAATTGTATTATTGGCCTTACCCTAATGAAAAGTTAGACAATTTAATTTTGGAGATACCGCGTTACAGAGCCATTTTTAATTTTCAAGCAGGTTGTAGTAATATAATTATTCAAGGCCTTGATATTAAAGGTTGTACAAATGTTTTACAGAATGAGCTATTTGCAGGTTATGGGATTGACGCAACTGTAATGGGTGACAGTATTAATAATATTGTAATTAAAAACTGTTCCATTAATAACTCTGGCGGTAGCGGTATTAATCTTAAAGGGTCCAACATCCATATTGTTAATTCGAATTTTTTTGATTTGCATGGGGGTGGAATATACCTTAAAGGTAATTATAATACTGTTGACCATTGTAAAATAGAAAATGTAGGTAACTTCTTCAGAAGTTCTGTTGCTATAGCTGCTAGTGGTAAAAAAAATCGTTTCATCAATAACTATATATCTAATGTGCCATATTCAGGGATCTGTGGTATTGGTGACTCAAGTCTTATAGATAATAATATAATATATAATGCTATGCAAGTTCTCAGTGATGGTGCGTTTATTTATGAAGGACTACATTCCATGGTCAAAATTCAAAACAATTTATTAGTAGATACAGATTCTTCAAAAGTAAAAAAATTTAGATTAGGTATATATTTTGATGAAAAATCACTATCTTGTTACGTAAATAATAATATTACTTTTAACATTGGGGTTCCTGTTCATTGTCATTTGGCTAGAAATATTCATTATTTTCAAAATAATTTCTTATCCGATAATGAACAGAGGCTTAGTTTTAGAAATTCAGAAGAGATTTTTTTCAATAAAAATTTATTTATCATCAAAGGTAAACTTAGGCCCTATATTTATCCGGAGAATAGCTTCTCTATGATTATTAATAATTTTATAGATAATACTATTTTTTATTCTTCAAAAGATTTAGTTGATAATTTTTTAATTAAATTATCGAATAACAATTCTATCTCTCAACAAGATGCAACTATATTAGATAGTAAG from Siphonobacter curvatus includes:
- a CDS encoding serine O-acetyltransferase — encoded protein: MISSLRIELESLKDNSKGKFFLINFRIINRLMDIPFAKYIILPFKIYYKLLFNYILGIDISLNTKIGFGFNVYHGQGLVINQEVIIGNHVIVRQNTTIGNSVEGGKCPRIGNNVTIGANVVILGDIEISDNVIIAAGSVVIKSIPSNTLVAGNPAIIKKYYNSTK
- a CDS encoding glycosyltransferase family protein; amino-acid sequence: MKNTNLKILAVSESLDLNNYTRASTFEAISELYNLDYLVIANFSNQKIICDNIKNKVLKIVTYLPRKSKFFNIEKRLRARYVKRLLNEYDIIIITSPNQELLIDYIDKSKVVFLLSDPYHIMNDKEDESIKSKMKNIINKADIILATSKNLIATYLPKYFNHKSKNAYYWPNCVNLRIWNLEREHFNNGVGNNNKIIGFAGNFMNITDIELLDYITTNLPNVSFHIAGKISFSEYTENLTKIFSKSNVKYLNYIDHKELPKEVAQWNVCLMLDKKCEIASYHHHNKIYQYLSLGKPVVLLNYTEDYIDFQEYIYIAQNKVEYLEKLKIALDEETNSFFEGRKLIAYNNSNKSRALLFQTIIVNHLL
- a CDS encoding glycosyltransferase family 4 protein, giving the protein MKVLITAPSLDPKKNVSGISTVVRNIISANPTHQYIHYLLGRPDGPSSTFSLLLSQIKQLFLFPFFIKKNDVDIVHQNLPFNPKGLLREYIINLWCKLLDIPVLLHIHGGVFLMDGTTNRMYQYIASSIFKNSKSIIVLSELEKEALSKNFNFHNSYALPNSINISMFSFSKNEFSNMPTFLFLGRIHESKGIDDIFNALTLLISKNMTFRFILCGNGPLKDEYIKKFKDLMKDNFEYLGVVDGKLKVEIMKRSNFFLLPSRYGEGLPMALLETMSVGLIPIVTDDASMKTLVKDKYNGFKVNKSDYEDLARVIGEAINHRELLDNISSNASLTIYTSYNIIDYIERLNDFYGKAAS
- a CDS encoding glycosyltransferase family 4 protein — its product is MKTGGAQMLVVDILNKVVINNNAYLIIVNDEFDEAVLQSIDSRVKIFFLNRKPGSKNPLYILKLNWILFKIKPKVIHCHEPNIVNLIFYNNVKKILTVHDVGIGNIYINKYTNIVSISETVFKDILTRFNIRTILINNGIDFESFQKRSKYKSINNFNLVQVSRLMHEKKGQHIAIESINILNNLFPGVFTITFIGEGSSESYLKELTKKLNLQSQVSFLGNKNRDWIKKNLHQFDLVIQPSVYEGFGLTILEGIATKNPVIASNIDGPKEILNNFESLFLFESGNPKDLSDKIYEIYRKYTNDLLLPELNLVYERSFIKYDISVMVNKYFDLYFN
- a CDS encoding glycosyltransferase family 2 protein, with protein sequence MGSSITFSIITPVYNREDCIENCISTVLNQSFTDFELIIVNDGSNDKTLEKIQLMCPLDKKIRLITYDENKGANFARNRAIEQAKGDYIIFLDSDDGFSSDQSLREINQKIQSNPGFEHYLFLVSDRLNDKGLPDYVSEFKYKDWLSGKVSGDFAHVVKTRILKKFLFIETFRIYESLSWLRLLKNIDSQLFIPTMVVKRDRERSDSVSNEYRLISRKARINEYKYFQMYIDMYWKDYEYYGITNMLMPQVYKTVLIGISLREFDNNRKLIALRDSRKMNLLKAFNNQLFSFVISSSISLKSIINRFL
- a CDS encoding right-handed parallel beta-helix repeat-containing protein, which codes for MEKLLANKLTHFLFLFFLFYLNVNNLLNAQDSIYLSNTGNDLNSGSIRYPLKTLSKAIIVSRKNNVKHIYIRGGKYYGVSVILTSKDSGLYISNYKGEKVVLSGSVLSDSLYKSGKFIVQKLQGTRNRSWDFRMLLVNGSPRMLAHISDTLSFKNIWNIKAKPATEGFWEKKPSVEALSNLLYSGFDLNDIDINNAEVMIPHRWDETYSAFVNLDTVKKVAVLAYPALQPLGSYGADSLSRGKYLIWNVKQGMLGPGNWYLDRLNEKLYYWPYPNEKLDNLILEIPRYRAIFNFQAGCSNIIIQGLDIKGCTNVLQNELFAGYGIDATVMGDSINNIVIKNCSINNSGGSGINLKGSNIHIVNSNFFDLHGGGIYLKGNYNTVDHCKIENVGNFFRSSVAIAASGKKNRFINNYISNVPYSGICGIGDSSLIDNNIIYNAMQVLSDGAFIYEGLHSMVKIQNNLLVDTDSSKVKKFRLGIYFDEKSLSCYVNNNITFNIGVPVHCHLARNIHYFQNNFLSDNEQRLSFRNSEEIFFNKNLFIIKGKLRPYIYPENSFSMIINNFIDNTIFYSSKDLVDNFLIKLSNNNSISQQDATILDSKIRKIVYINKN